A part of Pseudobacteroides sp. genomic DNA contains:
- a CDS encoding GspE/PulE family protein, translated as MNKQNRKRLGDLLLEVGLISKEQLDKALEIQKRSGEKLGQVLLNQNFVTQQDIIQVLEFQLGIPHVDLEKYNIDSSACLLISENLARRYGLIPIQKTNGVLTVAMSDPLNVFAIDDIKIFSGMDVQPVIATLKDINNAIEKYYSAQKAMQAVEEFRKEHGTVKIGNESDDQASDEINNSPAVKLLNSIIEQAINNNASDIHIEPFERYIKIRFRVDGQLQEAMRPEIEIMPSVVTRMKIISGMNIAEKRLPQDGRFSVMVNGSEYDLRVSVLPTVYGEKIVIRVANKKAFVVTKEALGFSSEDLKKFDNILRNPHGIILVAGPTGSGKTTTLYSAISAINKPTLNIVTVEDPVECIIDGVNHVQVNPKSGFTFAVGLRSILRQDPNIIMIGEIRDGETAEIAVRAAITGHLVLSTIHTNDAPGTVLRLIDMGIEPFMVASSIVGVIAQRLVKKICPNCSHSFPAKEEELEILGMKPSQEVLLYEGRGCTVCNKTGYKGRIGVYEIMTLNKNHRELINRGCSEDELRSELVKTGMVTLRENVKRYVLEGSTTISEMIRIAHSND; from the coding sequence ATGAACAAGCAGAATAGAAAAAGGCTTGGAGATTTACTTCTTGAGGTTGGATTAATTTCAAAGGAACAACTCGATAAGGCACTTGAGATCCAGAAACGCAGTGGCGAGAAGCTGGGGCAGGTTCTTTTGAACCAGAATTTTGTCACCCAACAGGATATAATTCAAGTTTTGGAGTTCCAGCTTGGGATTCCCCATGTAGACCTTGAAAAGTATAACATCGACTCTTCGGCTTGTTTGCTAATTTCTGAAAATCTTGCTAGGAGATATGGGCTTATTCCTATTCAAAAAACAAACGGGGTTCTGACTGTTGCGATGAGTGACCCCCTAAACGTTTTTGCAATTGACGATATCAAAATATTTTCCGGTATGGATGTACAGCCTGTTATAGCAACGCTAAAAGATATAAATAATGCGATTGAGAAATATTATTCAGCTCAAAAAGCCATGCAAGCGGTTGAAGAGTTCAGAAAAGAGCATGGAACAGTTAAAATAGGAAATGAATCGGATGATCAGGCTTCAGATGAAATAAACAATTCTCCTGCGGTTAAACTATTAAACTCAATTATTGAGCAGGCTATAAACAATAATGCCAGTGATATACATATAGAGCCCTTCGAACGTTACATAAAAATAAGATTCAGGGTTGACGGGCAGCTCCAGGAAGCAATGCGGCCAGAGATAGAAATAATGCCCTCTGTAGTTACCCGCATGAAAATTATTTCGGGAATGAATATTGCAGAAAAGAGACTGCCTCAGGACGGAAGATTTTCCGTTATGGTAAATGGTAGTGAATATGACCTCAGAGTATCGGTACTGCCAACGGTTTATGGTGAAAAAATTGTTATCAGGGTAGCTAACAAAAAAGCCTTCGTAGTTACAAAAGAAGCTTTAGGATTTAGCAGTGAGGACCTTAAGAAGTTCGATAATATATTGAGGAATCCTCATGGTATTATTCTGGTTGCAGGACCTACAGGCAGCGGAAAAACTACAACACTTTACAGTGCCATAAGTGCAATCAATAAGCCAACATTGAATATTGTAACGGTAGAAGACCCGGTAGAATGTATAATTGACGGGGTGAATCACGTACAGGTTAATCCCAAATCAGGGTTTACCTTTGCTGTCGGACTAAGGTCCATATTAAGACAGGACCCTAATATCATTATGATAGGAGAAATAAGGGACGGTGAAACCGCTGAAATAGCCGTAAGAGCGGCCATAACAGGACATCTTGTGTTAAGTACCATTCATACAAATGATGCACCTGGAACTGTTTTAAGACTCATAGACATGGGAATAGAACCCTTCATGGTCGCGTCTTCAATTGTTGGTGTTATAGCACAACGTTTGGTTAAAAAGATATGTCCCAACTGTTCCCATAGCTTCCCCGCAAAGGAGGAGGAACTGGAAATATTGGGAATGAAACCTTCTCAGGAAGTTCTCTTATATGAAGGCAGGGGATGTACCGTTTGTAATAAAACCGGATATAAGGGAAGAATAGGGGTCTATGAAATTATGACTCTCAATAAAAACCACAGAGAGCTTATAAATAGAGGATGTTCGGAAGATGAACTGCGAAGTGAATTAGTAAAGACAGGCATGGTAACCCTGAGGGAAAACGTAAAAAGGTATGTTCTTGAAGGTTCAACGACAATAAGTGAAATGATCAGGATTGCCCATTCAAATGATTAG
- the aroE gene encoding shikimate dehydrogenase produces the protein MELTIDGYTKILGIIGDPVEHSKSPVLHNYISTCKNINAVYVPFKVSPDNLSHAVNGLRSLDVVGFNVTVPHKNNVMQYLDGVSEEAALIGAVNAVKNIGGKLWGYNTDGDGFLRSFREETGNSFLNKSAVIIGAGGAAKAIAVKAAIEGVRSMIILNRTVDRAKELSCYINEKIANCCAFAGMEHIDVENAVMGCEIVINTTSVGMYPKTDKSPIEAYSLLNDKHTVYDIIYNPEKTELLKSAEEKGSKAVNGLGMLFYQGIYAYEKWMDIKLSEDEIAKFYTKFKEIIQK, from the coding sequence ATGGAATTAACAATAGATGGGTACACAAAAATATTAGGCATAATCGGAGATCCTGTAGAACATTCAAAATCTCCTGTTCTACATAATTATATAAGTACCTGCAAGAACATAAATGCTGTATATGTGCCTTTTAAGGTTTCGCCTGATAATTTGTCCCATGCAGTTAATGGCCTTAGGTCCCTTGATGTTGTTGGATTTAATGTTACCGTACCCCATAAAAATAATGTGATGCAGTATTTGGATGGTGTTTCAGAGGAAGCAGCACTTATTGGTGCTGTAAACGCAGTAAAAAATATTGGTGGTAAATTGTGGGGATATAACACAGACGGAGACGGATTTTTGAGGTCTTTTAGAGAGGAAACGGGAAATTCATTTTTAAACAAGAGTGCTGTTATAATAGGTGCAGGGGGTGCTGCAAAAGCCATAGCAGTCAAAGCTGCTATAGAAGGCGTAAGAAGCATGATAATACTTAATAGGACCGTTGACAGAGCAAAGGAACTTTCTTGTTATATTAATGAAAAAATAGCAAACTGCTGTGCCTTCGCAGGTATGGAACATATAGACGTTGAAAATGCTGTTATGGGCTGTGAGATAGTTATTAATACTACATCGGTAGGAATGTACCCGAAGACTGATAAAAGCCCTATTGAGGCTTACAGCTTGTTAAATGATAAACATACGGTTTATGATATAATTTATAATCCTGAAAAAACCGAGCTTTTGAAGTCTGCAGAGGAGAAAGGGAGCAAGGCTGTCAATGGGCTTGGAATGCTCTTCTATCAAGGCATATACGCCTATGAAAAGTGGATGGATATTAAATTGTCAGAAGATGAAATTGCCAAGTTTTACACTAAGTTTAAGGAAATAATTCAAAAGTGA
- a CDS encoding YqeG family HAD IIIA-type phosphatase, whose amino-acid sequence MLEKFFPDVIVDRVQDIDLEDLKKRGIKGIALDIDNTLVAMFTKNASVEIKKWIQEVKDKGFFPCIVSNASRERVSVFISGLDIPAIHRAYKPSPRSFMRAATLLGIESNKIAAVGDQIFTDIYGGNRINMYTILVKPIDKREILFVRLKRHVERFVLSRHSKLVSNDKSKQRRNRWKERSAIRHSAVGAKKHVK is encoded by the coding sequence ATGCTGGAGAAATTTTTCCCTGATGTAATAGTAGACAGGGTGCAGGATATTGATTTGGAGGACTTAAAGAAAAGGGGCATTAAAGGGATTGCACTTGATATTGACAATACATTGGTTGCAATGTTTACCAAGAATGCAAGCGTGGAAATAAAGAAATGGATTCAGGAAGTAAAAGATAAGGGATTTTTCCCATGCATCGTATCTAATGCATCTAGAGAAAGGGTATCGGTGTTTATTTCAGGGTTGGATATACCGGCTATTCACAGGGCTTATAAACCATCTCCCAGGTCATTTATGAGAGCCGCAACACTATTAGGCATAGAATCCAACAAGATAGCAGCCGTGGGAGACCAGATCTTTACCGATATTTACGGAGGTAACAGGATAAATATGTATACGATTCTTGTTAAGCCCATAGATAAAAGGGAGATACTTTTTGTAAGATTAAAAAGGCATGTGGAAAGATTTGTTTTGTCAAGACATAGCAAACTGGTTTCAAATGACAAAAGCAAACAGAGAAGAAACAGGTGGAAGGAAAGAAGTGCAATAAGACATTCGGCAGTAGGAGCAAAGAAACATGTTAAATGA
- a CDS encoding branched-chain amino acid aminotransferase → MIDQIKIEKSNSPKNKPAQNNLGFGNHFTDHMFIMDYTEGKGWHDPRILPYGPLELDPATMVLHYGQAIFEGLKAYKAEDGRILLFRPHKNMERVNISNDRLCIPPIDIDFCVEALKVLINLEKDWIPSEDGTSLYIRPFIISTDPFLGVRPSLTYKYIVILSPVGAYYPEGINPVKIYVESNYVRAVKGGIGYAKTPGNYASSLKAQMEAKKKGFTQVLWLDGVEKKYIEEVGTMNVFFKINGEVITPALEGSILAGITRDSTIELLKSWGIKVTERKISIQELYDAHANGSLEEAFGTGTAAVISPIGEFNWNEKIITVNEGKIGDLSSRIYTTITGIQKGELEDTLGWTTEVK, encoded by the coding sequence ATGATTGACCAGATTAAAATTGAAAAAAGCAATTCTCCAAAAAATAAACCCGCTCAAAACAACCTCGGGTTCGGAAACCACTTTACAGATCATATGTTTATAATGGACTATACTGAAGGAAAAGGCTGGCATGACCCTCGGATTTTACCATATGGACCTTTGGAGCTTGATCCTGCAACCATGGTTCTTCATTATGGACAAGCAATCTTCGAAGGCTTAAAGGCATATAAAGCAGAAGACGGAAGAATATTACTCTTCAGGCCTCATAAAAACATGGAAAGGGTTAACATATCCAACGACAGGCTATGTATTCCTCCAATTGATATCGATTTTTGCGTTGAAGCACTCAAAGTGCTTATAAATTTGGAAAAGGACTGGATACCTTCTGAAGATGGCACTTCGCTCTATATAAGGCCCTTTATAATTTCTACAGATCCATTCCTCGGTGTGAGACCTTCCTTGACTTATAAATATATAGTAATCCTGTCTCCTGTTGGAGCTTACTATCCTGAAGGAATAAATCCAGTTAAAATATATGTAGAGAGCAACTATGTAAGAGCCGTAAAAGGTGGTATCGGTTATGCCAAGACTCCCGGCAACTACGCATCAAGCCTTAAAGCACAAATGGAAGCTAAAAAGAAAGGATTTACACAGGTTCTATGGTTGGATGGTGTTGAAAAGAAATACATCGAAGAAGTTGGCACAATGAATGTATTCTTCAAGATAAACGGTGAGGTTATAACTCCTGCATTAGAAGGCAGCATTTTGGCAGGTATAACGAGGGACTCTACAATTGAGCTTCTTAAGTCATGGGGAATTAAAGTAACTGAAAGGAAAATATCTATCCAGGAGTTATACGATGCACACGCCAACGGCTCTCTTGAAGAAGCTTTTGGTACAGGTACGGCTGCAGTTATATCTCCTATTGGTGAATTTAACTGGAATGAGAAGATAATAACTGTGAATGAAGGTAAAATCGGTGATCTTTCTTCAAGAATATATACAACCATAACAGGCATTCAAAAGGGAGAGTTAGAAGATACTTTAGGCTGGACCACAGAAGTAAAATAA
- a CDS encoding PilZ domain-containing protein, which translates to MTVESLAKTQILNEIEELYNKNGGISVDKARIVNVMKRGAFIKTQFHGSNKWNVSLVLDNSNGILKVPFIEDDGIPALLPGDNIRCRFAVETYDINLLCTIESMKCDFLSTKSLKIIKADIWKNKRGSSRHNAGFLCMGTSELDEKFSCYLINLSESGTGLICRENLRVGSNVKLSFFISESRRIDFYTLIVRSKRHHDQKFEYGTRFINLTPQFNEIINKFTKEEKNKENKIYQDLCSLYGVAPHDV; encoded by the coding sequence ATGACTGTGGAATCTTTAGCAAAGACACAAATTCTCAATGAAATCGAGGAATTATATAATAAAAACGGTGGTATATCAGTGGATAAAGCTAGAATTGTCAATGTAATGAAGAGAGGGGCCTTTATTAAAACCCAATTCCATGGTTCAAACAAATGGAATGTTAGTTTGGTTCTGGATAATTCCAATGGTATTCTGAAAGTCCCATTTATTGAGGATGACGGGATACCTGCTTTGCTTCCTGGGGACAATATAAGGTGCAGATTTGCCGTTGAAACCTACGACATAAACTTGCTTTGCACGATAGAGTCTATGAAATGTGACTTTCTATCAACCAAATCATTAAAAATAATAAAAGCGGACATATGGAAGAATAAAAGAGGGTCCTCAAGGCATAATGCAGGTTTTTTATGTATGGGTACATCAGAGCTTGACGAGAAGTTTTCATGCTATCTTATTAACCTTAGTGAGTCAGGTACAGGTCTAATATGCAGGGAAAACCTGAGGGTAGGAAGCAATGTTAAATTATCTTTTTTTATTAGCGAGTCTAGGAGAATTGACTTCTATACTTTGATTGTAAGAAGTAAGAGACACCATGATCAAAAATTTGAATATGGGACAAGATTTATCAATCTGACACCACAGTTTAATGAAATAATTAATAAATTTACCAAGGAAGAGAAAAATAAGGAAAACAAAATTTATCAGGATTTATGCAGTCTGTATGGAGTTGCACCTCATGACGTATAG